One genomic segment of Microcella indica includes these proteins:
- the sucC gene encoding ADP-forming succinate--CoA ligase subunit beta, which produces MDLFEYQARDLFEKYGVPVLPGVIADTPEEARAAAEKIGGVTVVKAQVKVGGRGKAGGVKVAKTADEAEAHARDILGLDIKGHVVQRVMVAAGADIAEEYYFSVLLDRANRTYLALCSVEGGVEIEQLAEERPDALAKVHVDPLTGIDLDTAREIARQGGFSEELVEKVAPVFVSLYRVFDDEDATLVEVNPLVLTGAGDIIALDGKVSIDENAGFRHPHQAEWAGGEQGDPLEAKAKEHDLNYVKLDGEVGIIGNGAGLVMSTLDVVAYAGEAHGGVKPANFLDIGGGASATVMAAGLDVILGDAQVKSVFVNVFGGITSCDAVANGIVKALEILGDAATKPLVVRLDGNNVEEGRRILAEAAHPLVTLASSMDEGADKAAELAAK; this is translated from the coding sequence GTGGATCTTTTCGAGTACCAGGCCCGAGACCTCTTCGAGAAGTACGGGGTTCCCGTGCTTCCCGGCGTCATCGCCGACACCCCTGAGGAGGCGAGGGCCGCAGCCGAGAAGATCGGCGGCGTCACGGTCGTCAAGGCCCAGGTCAAGGTCGGCGGGCGCGGCAAGGCCGGCGGCGTCAAGGTCGCCAAGACGGCCGACGAGGCCGAGGCTCACGCCCGTGACATCCTCGGCCTCGACATCAAGGGCCACGTCGTCCAGCGCGTCATGGTCGCGGCGGGCGCCGACATCGCCGAGGAGTACTACTTCTCGGTGCTCCTCGACCGGGCGAACCGCACCTACCTCGCGCTCTGCAGCGTCGAGGGCGGTGTCGAGATCGAGCAGCTCGCGGAGGAGCGCCCCGATGCCCTCGCGAAGGTGCACGTCGATCCGCTGACGGGCATCGACCTCGACACGGCGCGCGAGATCGCCCGTCAGGGCGGCTTCTCGGAGGAGCTCGTCGAGAAGGTCGCCCCGGTCTTCGTGAGCCTCTACCGCGTCTTCGACGACGAGGATGCGACGCTCGTCGAGGTGAACCCGCTCGTGCTCACGGGCGCTGGCGACATCATCGCGCTCGACGGCAAGGTCTCGATCGACGAGAATGCCGGCTTCCGCCACCCGCATCAGGCAGAGTGGGCTGGCGGCGAGCAGGGCGACCCTCTCGAGGCGAAGGCCAAGGAGCACGACCTCAACTACGTCAAGCTCGACGGCGAGGTCGGCATCATCGGCAACGGTGCGGGGCTCGTCATGTCGACGCTCGACGTCGTCGCCTACGCGGGCGAGGCCCACGGTGGCGTCAAGCCGGCGAACTTCCTCGACATCGGGGGCGGAGCATCCGCGACCGTCATGGCGGCCGGCCTCGACGTGATCCTCGGTGACGCCCAGGTCAAGAGCGTGTTCGTCAACGTCTTCGGCGGCATCACCTCGTGCGATGCCGTCGCGAACGGCATCGTGAAGGCGCTCGAGATTCTCGGCGATGCGGCGACCAAGCCGCTCGTCGTGCGCCTCGACGGCAATAACGTCGAGGAGGGCCGCCGCATCCTCGCGGAGGCCGCTCACCCGCTCGTGACGCTCGCGAGCTCCATGGACGAGGGCGCCGACAAGGCTGCCGAACTGGCTGCGAAGTAA
- the sucD gene encoding succinate--CoA ligase subunit alpha, translating to MSIFLTKDSKVIVQGITGGEGTKHTALMLKAGTQIVGGVNARKAGTTVEHSAKDGSALELPVFGSVAEAMSSTGADVSIAFVPPAFAKDAAIEAIEAGIPLLVIITEGIPVQDSADIWATAQAHGNVTRIIGPNCPGIITPEESLAGITPATITGKGPIGLVSKSGTLTYQMMFELRDLGFSTAIGIGGDPIIGTTHIDALAAFEADPETKAIVMIGEIGGDAEERAADFIKANVTKPVVGYVAGFTAPEGKTMGHAGAIVSGSAGTAQAKKEALEAAGVKVGKTPSETASLMREVIAAL from the coding sequence ATGTCGATCTTCCTCACCAAGGATTCCAAGGTCATCGTCCAGGGCATCACGGGCGGCGAGGGCACCAAGCACACCGCGCTCATGCTCAAGGCGGGCACCCAGATCGTCGGCGGCGTGAACGCGCGCAAGGCCGGCACGACGGTCGAGCACTCCGCGAAGGACGGCTCGGCTCTCGAGCTGCCGGTCTTCGGCTCGGTCGCCGAGGCGATGTCGAGCACGGGCGCCGACGTGTCGATCGCCTTCGTGCCCCCGGCCTTCGCGAAGGACGCCGCGATCGAGGCCATCGAGGCGGGCATCCCGCTGCTGGTCATCATCACCGAGGGCATCCCCGTGCAGGACTCCGCCGACATCTGGGCGACGGCGCAGGCGCACGGCAACGTGACGCGCATCATCGGCCCGAACTGCCCCGGCATCATCACGCCGGAGGAGTCCCTCGCGGGCATCACGCCCGCGACGATCACGGGCAAGGGCCCGATCGGTCTCGTCTCGAAATCGGGCACGCTCACCTACCAGATGATGTTCGAGCTGCGCGACCTGGGCTTCTCGACCGCGATCGGCATCGGCGGCGACCCCATCATCGGCACCACGCACATCGATGCCCTCGCGGCATTCGAGGCCGACCCCGAGACGAAGGCGATCGTCATGATCGGCGAGATCGGCGGTGACGCCGAGGAGCGCGCGGCCGACTTCATCAAGGCCAACGTCACGAAGCCCGTCGTGGGCTACGTCGCGGGCTTCACCGCCCCCGAGGGCAAGACCATGGGCCACGCCGGTGCCATCGTTTCCGGCTCCGCGGGAACCGCGCAGGCCAAGAAGGAGGCCCTCGAGGCCGCGGGCGTCAAGGTCGGCAAGACGCCGAGCGAGACGGCTTCCCTCATGCGCGAGGTCATCGCCGCGCTGTAA
- a CDS encoding GlxA family transcriptional regulator, translating to MLRRVVALAIPGLAPFEFGVLCEVFGIDRSSSGAPAFDFHVVTADPGPVRTSLGFDILVTDDLSVVAEADLIAVAARSIGPVDERYLEVIRAAEARGAWVLSVCSGSFVLGESGILDGRRSATHWMYAEEMQRTYPRTVVDPDVLFVEDRRVITGAGTAAGIDACLHLVRREHGAAAASVIARRMVVPPQRDGGQSQYIQQPELQHGGTSLAELTDWMLDHLGDDHSVEALARRALMSERTFARRFRAELGESPAAWLNRQRLLRAQQLLEESDAPVEEVARVCGFGSSATLRHHFTRSLGTTPQAYRRAFGVRVAR from the coding sequence ATGCTCCGACGTGTCGTCGCCCTCGCAATCCCCGGCCTCGCGCCCTTCGAGTTCGGCGTGCTGTGCGAGGTCTTCGGTATCGACCGCAGTTCCTCCGGCGCACCCGCGTTCGACTTCCACGTCGTCACCGCCGACCCCGGGCCCGTGCGCACGAGCCTCGGGTTCGACATCCTCGTGACCGACGACCTGTCGGTCGTGGCCGAGGCCGATCTCATCGCGGTCGCCGCGCGCAGCATCGGTCCGGTGGACGAGCGCTACCTCGAGGTGATCCGCGCGGCGGAGGCGCGGGGAGCCTGGGTGCTCAGCGTGTGCAGCGGGTCGTTCGTGCTGGGTGAGTCGGGCATCCTCGACGGTCGCCGCAGCGCGACGCACTGGATGTACGCGGAGGAGATGCAGCGCACCTACCCCCGCACCGTCGTCGACCCTGACGTGCTGTTCGTCGAGGATCGTCGCGTCATCACGGGCGCGGGCACCGCGGCCGGCATCGACGCGTGCCTGCACCTCGTGCGCCGCGAGCACGGTGCCGCCGCAGCGTCGGTGATCGCGCGGCGCATGGTCGTGCCGCCGCAGCGCGATGGCGGGCAGAGCCAGTACATCCAGCAACCCGAGCTGCAGCACGGCGGCACGAGTCTCGCCGAGCTCACCGACTGGATGCTCGACCACCTCGGCGACGATCACTCGGTCGAGGCCCTCGCGCGCCGCGCGCTGATGTCGGAGCGCACCTTCGCCCGCCGATTCCGCGCCGAGCTCGGCGAGAGCCCCGCCGCATGGCTCAACCGCCAGCGGCTCTTGCGCGCGCAGCAGCTGCTCGAGGAGTCCGACGCCCCCGTCGAGGAGGTCGCGCGCGTGTGCGGCTTCGGCTCCTCGGCGACGCTGCGGCACCACTTCACGCGGTCGCTCGGCACGACGCCGCAGGCCTACCGCCGCGCGTTCGGCGTGCGCGTCGCGCGCTAG
- a CDS encoding DUF4166 domain-containing protein, with the protein MSTPDAVPRDAERGEGPDSSSIFAQAMGEDFDRLHPMLQRRFGVSLAAGYACVGGGIMTSIRRGPWWTVPFLHIGRIRNILAPYPGKNVPFTVENYAYRDPFGRETVTFVRTFDYPHHPERPGRFDATMILGATGRVVDYLGTHQHLAVDLDLAVEEDGSLHLRSDAQRFSAGPLAFPFPMLFSGRADLRESFDDEAREYVIRLEVRNRTFGFLFGYEGRFTCEFPAAVEAPAHVLPRRHDRRE; encoded by the coding sequence GTGAGCACCCCCGACGCCGTGCCGCGGGACGCCGAGCGCGGGGAGGGGCCCGACAGCAGCAGCATCTTCGCGCAAGCCATGGGCGAAGACTTCGACCGGCTGCACCCCATGCTGCAGAGACGCTTCGGCGTCAGCCTCGCGGCGGGCTACGCGTGCGTCGGTGGCGGCATCATGACGAGCATCCGGCGCGGCCCGTGGTGGACGGTGCCGTTCCTCCACATCGGGCGCATCCGCAACATCCTCGCCCCGTATCCCGGCAAGAACGTGCCCTTCACCGTCGAGAACTACGCCTACCGCGACCCCTTCGGGCGCGAGACGGTGACATTCGTGCGCACCTTCGACTACCCGCATCACCCTGAGCGGCCCGGGCGTTTCGACGCCACCATGATCCTCGGCGCGACGGGTCGCGTCGTCGACTACCTCGGCACGCACCAGCACCTCGCCGTCGACCTGGACCTCGCGGTCGAGGAGGACGGCTCGCTGCACCTGCGGTCGGATGCTCAGCGCTTCTCTGCCGGTCCACTCGCGTTCCCCTTCCCGATGCTCTTCTCGGGCCGCGCCGACCTGCGCGAGTCGTTCGACGACGAGGCGCGCGAGTACGTGATCCGCCTCGAGGTGCGCAACCGCACGTTCGGGTTCCTCTTCGGCTACGAGGGCCGCTTCACGTGCGAGTTCCCGGCCGCTGTCGAGGCGCCCGCGCACGTCCTCCCCCGGCGGCACGACCGCCGCGAGTAG
- a CDS encoding SRPBCC family protein, whose protein sequence is MSSRAIRVEITVAADLDAVWSLTQDPQSHARWDARFSRIVPTEQGEGGLWRFQYERGMLVRTIRGTGISLGSRLGADGARTSALRFTTTDRLSPLRDGRGYWRYEPVEGGVRFLTGYDYEPGWGALLDRVLVRPLVAWMTAYSFARLRRWVERGEEPERWPLWRAVLPWPRGRPRASDCTWSIGRPAAMADAPADLAALAAP, encoded by the coding sequence ATGAGCAGTCGAGCGATCCGCGTCGAGATCACCGTCGCGGCCGACCTCGACGCGGTGTGGAGCCTCACGCAAGACCCGCAGTCGCACGCACGATGGGACGCGCGCTTCAGCCGCATCGTGCCCACCGAGCAGGGCGAGGGCGGCCTCTGGCGGTTCCAGTACGAACGCGGGATGCTCGTGCGCACGATCCGCGGAACCGGCATCTCGCTCGGCTCCCGCCTCGGCGCCGACGGCGCCCGCACCTCCGCGCTGCGCTTCACGACCACCGACCGGCTCTCGCCGCTGCGCGACGGCCGCGGCTACTGGCGGTACGAGCCCGTCGAGGGCGGCGTGCGCTTCCTCACGGGCTACGACTACGAGCCCGGCTGGGGTGCGCTGCTCGACCGAGTGCTCGTGCGCCCGCTCGTCGCGTGGATGACGGCCTACAGCTTCGCGCGGCTGCGACGGTGGGTTGAGCGCGGCGAGGAGCCCGAGCGCTGGCCGCTGTGGCGCGCAGTGCTGCCGTGGCCGCGCGGCCGGCCGCGCGCCTCCGACTGCACGTGGAGCATCGGACGCCCCGCCGCGATGGCGGATGCCCCGGCCGACCTCGCCGCGCTGGCGGCGCCGTGA